A region of Streptomyces sp. NBC_01264 DNA encodes the following proteins:
- a CDS encoding AMP-binding protein, producing the protein MTVTSVINRIVSTAPSGGRISFARLDGTETIGLPELHERAGRLAGQLRDRGVGPGDRIGILAANSLEWVLLDLAALRLKAETAGFEPGKFDPADDLTGRYGLTLLFTDRPTDTHRSVPMSEVRALSEPAARPDDAAAAAPVTWAPRDVTTIKFTSGSTGTPKGLGATAGSIDSSLAAVQEIFNHAPGDDLFVFLPLSLLQQRYWIYSALAHGHDVTISTYEAAFAALRRVKPTVVMGVPAFYETAKRQVESRIRRSGGTATAADAARHLFGDRIRYLWTGSAPADAAMLRFFTDAGLPIYEGYGLNETCIVAKNHPGATREGSVGRVLPGKQVLLDEDGVVSVRSEHPVGYGYTYAKPGDSERVFDAEGTVRTGDLGYIDEDGFLFIRGRADDVIVLDNGKKVIVRPLEEHMRTSPAIAECVLFCPTQTDLVAVVSPAALPADPDAVLAQLALTNTTFGKDEQISRVVIADEPFSIENDLLTSQYKPKRPRILAAYRTSLHDSKAGIHAP; encoded by the coding sequence ATGACCGTCACCTCGGTGATCAACCGGATCGTCTCCACCGCTCCGTCCGGCGGCCGGATCTCCTTCGCCCGCCTGGACGGTACGGAGACCATCGGCCTGCCGGAGCTGCACGAGCGCGCCGGGCGGCTCGCCGGACAGCTGCGGGACCGGGGTGTCGGGCCGGGCGACCGGATCGGCATCCTGGCCGCGAACAGCCTGGAGTGGGTGCTGCTGGACCTGGCGGCGCTGCGGCTGAAGGCGGAAACCGCCGGGTTCGAGCCCGGAAAGTTCGACCCGGCGGACGATCTGACCGGACGCTACGGCCTGACCCTGCTCTTCACGGACCGGCCCACGGACACCCACCGGTCCGTGCCGATGAGCGAGGTACGCGCGCTCTCGGAGCCGGCGGCGCGGCCGGACGACGCGGCCGCCGCGGCGCCCGTGACCTGGGCTCCCCGGGACGTGACCACCATCAAGTTCACTTCCGGCAGCACCGGCACCCCCAAGGGGCTCGGCGCGACGGCCGGCAGTATCGACAGCTCGCTCGCGGCGGTGCAGGAGATCTTCAACCACGCGCCGGGGGACGACCTGTTCGTCTTCCTGCCGCTGTCGCTGCTCCAGCAGCGCTACTGGATCTACTCGGCGCTCGCCCACGGGCACGACGTCACAATCAGCACCTACGAGGCGGCCTTCGCGGCGCTGCGCCGGGTCAAGCCGACCGTGGTCATGGGTGTGCCGGCCTTCTACGAGACGGCGAAGCGCCAGGTCGAGTCCCGCATCCGGCGTTCGGGCGGCACCGCCACCGCCGCCGACGCGGCCCGCCACCTGTTCGGCGACCGGATCCGCTACCTGTGGACCGGTTCCGCGCCGGCCGACGCGGCGATGCTGCGCTTCTTCACGGACGCCGGGCTGCCCATCTACGAGGGCTACGGCCTCAACGAGACCTGCATCGTCGCGAAGAACCACCCGGGCGCGACCCGGGAGGGCAGCGTGGGGCGCGTACTGCCGGGCAAGCAGGTGCTGCTCGACGAGGACGGGGTGGTAAGCGTCCGCAGCGAACATCCGGTCGGCTACGGCTACACGTACGCCAAACCAGGTGACTCCGAGCGCGTCTTCGACGCGGAGGGCACGGTGCGGACCGGCGACCTCGGCTACATCGACGAAGACGGCTTCCTCTTCATCCGGGGCCGCGCCGATGACGTCATCGTCCTGGACAACGGCAAGAAGGTCATCGTCCGGCCGCTCGAAGAGCACATGCGGACCAGTCCGGCCATCGCCGAATGCGTCCTGTTCTGCCCCACTCAAACGGACCTGGTCGCGGTCGTCTCACCGGCGGCTCTGCCCGCCGACCCGGACGCCGTCCTCGCCCAGCTCGCCCTGACCAACACCACCTTCGGCAAGGACGAGCAGATCAGCCGGGTCGTCATCGCCGACGAGCCGTTCAGCATCGAGAACGACCTGCTCACCTCGCAGTACAAGCCGAAACGACCTCGGATCCTGGCCGCCTACCGGACCAGCCTCCACGACAGCAAGGCAGGCATTCATGCACCCTGA
- a CDS encoding NAD(P)/FAD-dependent oxidoreductase, giving the protein MTPSRQDPTAYDIAVVGGGVLGLTIAREILSREPQARVVVLERDAVGSGATRRSAGLHFPRGASERIRAMASYSQEHYAALKAACPELPVHSLDMTVVAPASAQERLEEVYLPQARLRPVPEVAGKTALLPEGTAAWEGDGCQYADVHALTQLLARDLRRTVEFREGVEVTAVTPGADSVELSLGTGGELRAGRVVLAPGPWLAAPAWKDLVSPLGARVKKIVALHIEVPPTAGDRAVVFQDEDAFLLPYHERGHWLFSYTCQEWDVDPDTVPASLTPADRDAALTVLARYAPHLIEHCVSGRVFCDAYGPGFEPLVRPLTADGRVVFAGAGSGSGYRLAPAIAAETANLLLVPSPRKDDVS; this is encoded by the coding sequence ATGACCCCGTCCCGGCAGGACCCGACGGCGTACGACATCGCGGTGGTCGGCGGCGGCGTACTCGGCCTCACCATCGCCCGGGAGATCCTCTCCCGGGAGCCGCAGGCTCGCGTGGTGGTCCTGGAGCGGGACGCGGTCGGCAGCGGTGCCACCCGCCGGTCGGCGGGCCTGCACTTCCCGCGCGGCGCCTCGGAGCGGATCCGCGCGATGGCCTCCTACAGCCAGGAGCACTACGCGGCGCTCAAGGCGGCCTGCCCCGAACTGCCCGTTCACAGCCTGGACATGACGGTGGTGGCACCCGCTTCCGCACAGGAGCGGCTGGAGGAGGTCTACCTGCCGCAGGCGCGGCTGCGACCCGTCCCCGAGGTGGCCGGGAAGACCGCTTTGCTGCCGGAGGGTACGGCCGCCTGGGAGGGTGACGGCTGCCAGTACGCCGACGTCCACGCCCTCACCCAGCTGCTGGCGCGCGATCTGCGCCGGACCGTGGAGTTCCGCGAAGGGGTCGAGGTCACCGCGGTGACACCCGGCGCCGACTCGGTGGAGCTCTCCCTCGGCACGGGCGGCGAGCTCCGCGCCGGACGAGTGGTCCTGGCTCCGGGCCCCTGGCTCGCGGCCCCCGCGTGGAAGGATCTCGTGTCACCGCTCGGGGCCCGGGTGAAGAAGATCGTGGCCCTGCACATCGAGGTCCCGCCCACCGCCGGAGACCGAGCGGTGGTCTTCCAGGACGAGGACGCCTTCCTGCTGCCGTACCACGAGCGCGGGCACTGGCTGTTCAGCTACACCTGCCAGGAATGGGACGTCGATCCGGACACCGTCCCGGCGAGCCTGACACCCGCCGACCGGGACGCGGCCCTCACCGTCCTGGCGCGCTACGCACCCCACTTGATCGAGCACTGCGTCTCCGGCCGGGTCTTCTGCGACGCCTACGGCCCCGGCTTCGAACCGCTCGTCCGCCCGCTCACCGCCGACGGCCGAGTGGTGTTCGCGGGCGCCGGCAGCGGCTCCGGGTACCGGCTGGCTCCTGCCATCGCGGCGGAGACCGCGAATCTGCTTCTCGTTCCGTCCCCCAGAAAGGACGACGTTTCGTGA
- a CDS encoding class I tRNA ligase family protein has protein sequence MIINTYDDTVLSEAFGLDMSDIHGLGVGAGWGRVSPGTSSSIHQHDETEFFVIVTGRGEFIVDGERHPAAPGTVVLFEPFESHVLENTGDTDLVFLTQYWRDAGRALASALSAERKDFGDRPVFVFSTPPTPNGDLHLGHLSGPYLGADVYVRHQRLNGTKAWHLTGSDDYQSYVVAAAAADGVEPAEAAAHYSAEIAKTLELMDISLDQFTVTDTAPEYRSGLQDFFSRVVSSGRVAVTEADALFDAENGQYLYEVDVKGICPGCASGAGGNICEQCGEPNVVTDLTDPVSALSSSAPRRGPVSRWSLPLHEFREDLDAHHRLGRVPARLRELTDRLFRRPSLDIPLSHPSSWGIPPAEKDLDGQVVWVWPEMSYGFLHGIQALGARLGENWKAAEPEQDWKVVHFFGYDNSFYHSVLYPALYKLAFPGWAPDIDYHVNEFYLLEGQKFSTSRRHAIWGKEILGPDSVDAVRYFLSRTRPEAERTNFQRAAYEATLEDTLIGTWQAWLNDLGSRVTKQYGAAAPDAGTWTPEHSAFLGRLGNRLAAITASLGSEGFSLNEAAAELDGIVNDTVRFSRKEGLLAETAGWESEARTVIALELAAARLLAQVAAPIMPRFAARVAEALSLPAPTEWPRTVELLPAGSEIRLADAVFFVRTVPSAPDAIAPATAPADSRLVPWLSELVRTLLQLPADRAVATRGLNALGISSLQAVTLQYQILESLDVDVTLDELLETEDVSALAALVEERAGDTAVTELVEADPR, from the coding sequence GTGATCATCAACACTTATGACGACACCGTGCTCAGCGAGGCCTTCGGCCTCGACATGAGCGATATCCACGGTCTGGGCGTCGGCGCCGGCTGGGGCCGGGTCTCCCCCGGCACCAGCTCCAGCATCCACCAGCACGACGAGACCGAGTTCTTCGTTATCGTCACCGGGCGGGGCGAGTTCATCGTCGACGGCGAGCGCCACCCGGCCGCTCCCGGCACGGTCGTCCTCTTCGAGCCGTTCGAGTCCCACGTCCTGGAGAACACCGGGGACACCGATCTGGTCTTCCTCACCCAGTACTGGCGGGATGCCGGCCGCGCCCTGGCCTCGGCGCTCAGCGCCGAGCGCAAGGACTTCGGCGACCGCCCCGTCTTCGTCTTCTCCACACCGCCCACCCCCAACGGCGATCTGCACCTCGGCCACCTGTCGGGCCCCTACCTCGGTGCCGATGTCTACGTCCGCCACCAGCGGCTGAACGGCACCAAGGCCTGGCACCTGACCGGCAGCGACGACTACCAGAGCTATGTGGTCGCCGCGGCCGCCGCCGACGGCGTCGAGCCCGCCGAGGCCGCCGCCCACTACAGCGCCGAGATAGCCAAGACGCTCGAGCTGATGGACATCTCGCTCGACCAGTTCACCGTCACCGACACCGCCCCGGAGTACCGGTCCGGTCTGCAGGACTTCTTCTCCCGCGTGGTCTCCTCGGGCCGGGTCGCGGTCACCGAGGCCGACGCCCTCTTCGACGCCGAGAACGGCCAGTACCTCTACGAGGTGGACGTCAAGGGAATCTGCCCCGGTTGCGCCTCGGGTGCCGGCGGCAACATCTGCGAGCAGTGCGGCGAGCCCAACGTCGTCACCGACCTCACCGACCCGGTCTCCGCCCTCTCGTCGTCCGCCCCGCGCCGCGGCCCGGTCTCCCGCTGGTCGTTGCCGCTGCACGAGTTCCGCGAAGACCTCGACGCCCACCACCGGCTGGGCCGGGTCCCGGCCCGGCTGCGCGAGCTGACCGACCGCCTCTTCCGCCGCCCGAGCCTCGACATCCCGCTCAGCCACCCCTCCTCCTGGGGCATTCCCCCGGCCGAGAAGGACCTGGACGGACAGGTCGTCTGGGTGTGGCCCGAGATGTCCTACGGCTTCCTGCACGGCATCCAGGCCCTGGGCGCGCGCCTCGGCGAGAACTGGAAGGCCGCCGAGCCGGAGCAGGACTGGAAGGTCGTCCACTTCTTCGGCTACGACAACAGCTTCTACCACTCGGTGCTCTACCCGGCCTTGTACAAGTTGGCCTTCCCGGGCTGGGCGCCGGACATCGACTACCACGTCAACGAGTTCTACCTGCTGGAGGGCCAGAAGTTCTCCACCAGCCGCCGCCACGCCATCTGGGGCAAGGAGATCCTCGGCCCGGATTCGGTCGACGCCGTCCGCTACTTCCTCTCCCGCACGCGCCCCGAGGCCGAGCGCACCAACTTCCAGCGCGCCGCGTACGAGGCGACCCTCGAAGACACCCTCATCGGCACGTGGCAGGCCTGGCTGAACGATCTCGGCTCCCGGGTCACCAAGCAGTACGGCGCCGCCGCCCCCGACGCCGGCACCTGGACGCCGGAGCACTCCGCCTTCCTCGGCCGCCTCGGCAACCGCCTCGCCGCCATCACCGCCAGCCTCGGTTCGGAGGGCTTCTCCCTCAACGAGGCCGCCGCCGAGCTCGACGGCATCGTCAACGACACCGTGCGGTTCTCCCGCAAGGAGGGCCTGCTCGCCGAGACCGCCGGCTGGGAGAGCGAAGCACGTACCGTCATCGCCCTCGAACTGGCCGCGGCCCGGCTGCTCGCCCAGGTCGCCGCCCCGATCATGCCCCGTTTCGCCGCCCGCGTGGCCGAGGCGCTCTCCCTGCCCGCGCCCACCGAGTGGCCGCGTACGGTCGAACTCCTCCCCGCGGGCAGTGAGATCCGCCTGGCCGACGCCGTCTTCTTCGTCCGAACGGTCCCTTCGGCGCCCGACGCCATCGCCCCCGCCACCGCCCCCGCCGACTCGCGCCTGGTCCCCTGGCTGAGTGAGCTCGTACGGACCCTGCTGCAGCTGCCCGCCGACCGAGCGGTCGCCACACGCGGCCTGAACGCCCTCGGCATCAGTTCGCTGCAGGCCGTCACCCTGCAGTACCAGATCCTCGAGTCGCTCGACGTGGACGTCACCCTCGACGAGCTGCTCGAAACCGAGGACGTCTCCGCGCTCGCCGCCCTCGTGGAGGAGCGCGCCGGGGACACCGCCGTCACCGAGCTGGTCGAGGCGGACCCTCGATGA
- a CDS encoding lysine N(6)-hydroxylase/L-ornithine N(5)-oxygenase family protein, with protein sequence MSTNHVRPGPDHYRCIGIGVGPANLSLASLLHGRPEVNNLFIDRKEAFGWHDNQQIPGTTLQVSMFKDLVSLADPKSPFSFLSYLHDQGRVYHFLNAQFADIPRLEFRNYLAWASQRNPNVVFGETVQEVGFDEVFTLRTDRRTVTAENIVVGVGNKPWIPPQGTPGATQFHVNDYVEAARNLGGKRVVVVGGGQSGAEAFLDLISRSGNELPRRVSWISRRRNYFPIDDSPFTNDYYMPSHSDYFYGLRPEARATFNAQHVLSSDGISESTLRDVYQAVYVHRFVEGNTDLVGLHPNRDVVGVEENPVGGWDLTVRHNDDPGAPAEHFDADVIVWATGFRPAGMDFLAPIADRLERDGDELRIDEDFAVRWDGPDDRNIFVQNAARGQRGLADPNLSLNAWRSQRIADRLCGVRTDEQLASFIEWSAKTPEPSAAWSIG encoded by the coding sequence ATGAGCACCAACCACGTCCGTCCCGGGCCCGACCACTACCGCTGCATCGGCATCGGGGTGGGCCCCGCGAACCTGAGCCTGGCATCACTGCTCCACGGTCGCCCGGAGGTGAACAACCTCTTCATCGACCGGAAGGAAGCCTTCGGCTGGCACGACAACCAGCAGATCCCCGGCACCACGCTCCAGGTCTCGATGTTCAAGGACCTGGTGAGCCTCGCCGATCCCAAGAGCCCCTTCTCCTTCCTGTCCTACCTGCACGACCAGGGCCGGGTGTACCACTTCCTGAACGCCCAGTTCGCCGACATACCGCGCCTGGAGTTCCGCAACTACCTGGCCTGGGCCTCCCAGCGCAATCCGAACGTCGTCTTCGGTGAGACGGTTCAGGAGGTCGGCTTCGACGAGGTCTTCACCCTGCGCACCGACCGCCGCACGGTGACCGCCGAGAACATCGTCGTCGGGGTGGGCAACAAGCCCTGGATCCCCCCGCAGGGCACGCCCGGTGCCACCCAGTTCCACGTCAACGACTACGTCGAGGCGGCCCGGAACCTGGGCGGCAAGCGGGTCGTCGTGGTCGGCGGCGGACAGTCCGGCGCCGAGGCGTTCCTGGACCTGATCTCCCGCTCCGGCAACGAACTGCCGCGCCGCGTCTCGTGGATCTCGCGCCGTCGCAACTACTTCCCGATCGACGACTCTCCCTTCACCAACGACTACTACATGCCGTCCCACTCGGACTATTTCTACGGTCTGCGCCCGGAGGCCCGCGCCACCTTCAACGCCCAGCACGTACTCAGCAGCGACGGCATCTCCGAGTCCACGCTGCGCGACGTCTACCAGGCCGTCTACGTACACCGCTTCGTGGAGGGCAACACCGACCTCGTCGGGCTGCACCCCAACCGCGACGTCGTCGGCGTCGAGGAGAACCCCGTCGGCGGCTGGGACCTGACCGTCCGGCACAACGACGACCCCGGCGCCCCCGCCGAGCACTTCGACGCGGACGTCATCGTGTGGGCCACCGGCTTCCGGCCGGCCGGGATGGACTTCCTCGCGCCGATCGCGGACCGTCTCGAGCGCGACGGCGACGAGCTGCGCATCGACGAGGACTTCGCGGTGCGCTGGGACGGCCCGGACGACCGCAACATCTTCGTCCAGAACGCCGCCCGCGGGCAGCGCGGCCTGGCCGACCCCAACCTCAGCCTGAACGCCTGGCGCAGCCAGCGCATCGCGGACCGGCTGTGCGGGGTGCGTACCGACGAGCAGCTGGCGTCCTTCATCGAGTGGTCCGCCAAGACCCCTGAGCCGAGCGCCGCGTGGAGCATCGGATGA
- a CDS encoding acyl carrier protein, producing MHPDTVTDTGIDPAIENAAREILSTVLDPEVAPQELDLDADLVGSYSLTSLNKVLFLTEVCEATDVDLANFTEHDLADMLTLRSVIESLTRHTNNKAV from the coding sequence ATGCACCCTGACACCGTCACCGACACGGGTATCGACCCCGCCATCGAGAACGCGGCCCGCGAGATCCTCTCCACCGTCCTCGACCCGGAGGTCGCCCCGCAGGAGCTGGACCTCGACGCGGACCTGGTCGGCTCCTACAGCCTGACCTCCCTCAACAAGGTCCTCTTCCTGACCGAGGTGTGCGAGGCGACCGACGTCGACCTCGCCAACTTCACCGAGCACGACCTCGCCGACATGCTCACCCTGCGCAGCGTCATCGAGTCCCTCACCCGGCACACCAACAACAAGGCGGTCTGA
- a CDS encoding non-ribosomal peptide synthetase yields the protein MSLRDILREIESRGLFVELSGTDLRLRGDRQNMDPDFIARIKAAKEDLVSYLLEGEKNGPGFPLTNLQRAYLLGRSGIFEIGDVASHVYHEIEGSWDVDRLEKALTAVIDDHSALRSRFSADDRQVTEIHRARLRITRLDLRSKSPQEQDRIRGELREERSHRVLPADRAPLLAVEVSILADDRMVLHVSHDGLVMDGISMFLFFRAWWREYQGTEAGTPEELLYEDYVSAVEAARDRAPARRSRDYWLARVDDLAPHPDLPLRTSPSALSSSRFSQRQVRLDQEAWETLKERAADAGLTPSAVLLAAYAETLATWGAGARFTINTTVANRPPIHPRVFEAIGNFSDTLLVEAEVDRSLTFTERARVLQTRLRKDLDHRHFSGSQVMQELARRRGGVAGARMPFTFNSAIGHGNTEADGSALELFGPEVFTVSQTPQVWLNAFAMEQHGGLVVQLDGIDELFPEGLLDAFAHGYQTLLEDLTDLPSWQRTSFDLLPEAQVERRREANDTQVPLPPAMLGDAFVEQALRTPDAAAILTSGREVGYGELLHRAAAAARWLREGGVGRDELVGLVMHRGPEQIVGILATVLAGAAYLPVDAGLPAERQDYMLRDGRVRRVLTNADWQNTSGEREVMRLDITDPDTGTGTGTDWADATPEVPARLPGSDPDDLAYVLYTSGTTGAPKGVMVTHRNVANVVADCHERFGIAPADRFFAISAFNFDLSVWDVFGALSAGAALVMPDRDRAVDPAHWLDLCESAGVTVWNSVPAIVNLLHDQAVADGVVPPALRLVMMSGDRVPPALPAALRTLKADLDVVSLGGPTETTIWNILHPVGPEEDGSESIPYGRPNANNRAYVLDRDGLDAPDWVTGEICAAGTGLARGYWGDEERTAERFFHDAVRGERMYRTGDLGRMLPDGNISILGRSDFQIKVNGYRIEAGEVETRLVAVPGVAKAVVAGQAGAQGARLVAHLVAAGEGRPTDTALRDALRRDLPDYMVPTTVVWHAELPLTKNGKVDRSKLATAAVAAAAPAQDTRSGGEPTTETEKTLVSMWTAVLRGKRVGIHDSLGSLGGDSIAAARILTAVRKQFGITVPLDAFAEMDCVHALAGALDEQRAEASR from the coding sequence ATGAGCCTCCGCGACATACTGCGCGAGATCGAGAGCCGCGGCCTGTTCGTGGAACTGTCCGGCACCGATCTGCGCCTCCGGGGCGACCGGCAGAACATGGATCCGGACTTCATCGCGCGGATCAAGGCCGCGAAGGAAGACCTGGTCTCCTACCTCCTCGAAGGGGAGAAGAACGGTCCGGGCTTCCCTCTCACCAACTTGCAGCGCGCCTACCTCCTGGGCCGCAGCGGCATCTTCGAGATCGGCGACGTGGCCAGCCACGTCTACCACGAGATCGAGGGCTCCTGGGATGTGGACCGCCTGGAGAAGGCGTTGACGGCCGTCATCGACGACCACAGCGCCCTGCGTTCGCGCTTCTCCGCCGACGACCGGCAGGTCACCGAGATCCACCGGGCCCGGCTGCGGATCACCCGTCTCGACCTGCGCTCCAAGAGCCCGCAGGAGCAGGACCGGATCCGGGGGGAGCTGCGCGAGGAGCGCTCGCACCGGGTGCTCCCCGCCGACCGGGCGCCGCTGCTCGCCGTCGAGGTGAGCATCCTCGCCGACGACCGGATGGTGCTGCACGTCAGCCACGACGGGCTGGTCATGGACGGGATCAGCATGTTCCTGTTCTTCCGCGCCTGGTGGCGGGAGTACCAGGGCACCGAGGCCGGCACGCCGGAGGAGCTGCTGTACGAGGACTACGTCTCGGCCGTGGAGGCCGCGCGGGACCGGGCCCCGGCCCGCCGCTCGCGCGACTACTGGCTCGCCCGCGTCGACGACCTCGCCCCGCACCCCGACCTGCCTTTGCGCACCAGCCCCTCGGCGCTGTCCTCGTCCCGGTTCTCCCAGCGCCAGGTGCGCCTCGATCAGGAGGCCTGGGAGACACTCAAGGAGCGGGCCGCCGACGCCGGTCTGACCCCGTCGGCCGTGCTCCTCGCGGCGTATGCGGAGACCCTGGCCACCTGGGGCGCCGGAGCGCGGTTCACGATCAACACCACGGTCGCCAACCGTCCGCCCATCCACCCCCGCGTGTTCGAGGCCATCGGCAACTTCTCGGACACCCTGCTGGTCGAGGCGGAGGTGGACCGGAGCCTGACCTTCACGGAGCGGGCCCGCGTCCTGCAGACCCGGCTGCGAAAGGACCTGGACCACCGGCACTTCTCCGGCAGCCAGGTCATGCAGGAACTGGCGCGCCGCCGCGGCGGCGTGGCGGGCGCCCGGATGCCCTTCACCTTCAACAGCGCGATCGGCCACGGCAACACCGAGGCCGACGGCTCGGCCCTGGAACTGTTCGGCCCGGAGGTCTTCACCGTCTCCCAGACCCCGCAGGTCTGGCTGAACGCCTTCGCGATGGAGCAGCACGGCGGTCTCGTCGTCCAGCTCGACGGCATCGACGAGCTGTTCCCCGAAGGGCTGCTGGACGCTTTCGCCCACGGCTACCAGACCCTGCTGGAGGACCTGACGGACCTGCCCTCCTGGCAGCGCACCTCCTTCGACCTGCTGCCCGAGGCTCAGGTCGAGCGGCGCCGCGAGGCCAATGACACGCAGGTCCCGCTGCCGCCGGCCATGCTCGGCGACGCGTTCGTGGAGCAGGCCCTGCGGACCCCGGACGCGGCCGCGATCCTCACCTCCGGCCGCGAGGTCGGCTACGGCGAGCTGCTGCACCGGGCCGCCGCCGCGGCGCGCTGGCTGCGCGAGGGCGGCGTCGGCCGGGACGAGCTGGTCGGCCTGGTGATGCACCGCGGTCCCGAACAGATCGTCGGCATCCTCGCCACCGTGCTGGCCGGAGCGGCGTACCTGCCCGTGGACGCGGGCCTGCCCGCCGAGCGGCAGGACTACATGCTGCGCGACGGCCGGGTGCGCCGGGTCCTCACCAACGCCGACTGGCAGAACACCAGCGGCGAGCGGGAGGTCATGCGCCTCGACATCACGGACCCGGACACCGGCACCGGCACCGGCACCGACTGGGCGGACGCCACGCCCGAGGTACCGGCCCGGCTGCCCGGTTCGGACCCTGATGACCTCGCCTACGTGCTCTACACCTCCGGCACCACCGGCGCTCCCAAGGGCGTCATGGTCACCCACCGCAACGTCGCCAACGTCGTCGCGGACTGCCACGAACGTTTCGGCATCGCCCCCGCCGACCGCTTCTTCGCGATCAGCGCCTTCAACTTCGACCTGTCGGTGTGGGACGTCTTCGGCGCCCTCTCGGCGGGCGCGGCCCTGGTCATGCCCGACAGGGACAGGGCCGTGGACCCGGCGCACTGGCTGGACCTGTGCGAGAGCGCGGGGGTGACGGTGTGGAACTCCGTTCCCGCCATAGTCAACCTGCTGCACGACCAGGCGGTCGCGGACGGGGTGGTCCCGCCCGCGCTGCGCCTGGTGATGATGAGCGGCGACCGTGTCCCGCCGGCCCTGCCGGCCGCGCTGCGCACGCTCAAGGCCGACCTCGACGTGGTCTCCCTGGGCGGCCCCACCGAGACGACGATCTGGAACATCCTGCACCCGGTCGGTCCGGAGGAGGACGGCAGCGAGTCCATCCCCTACGGCCGCCCGAACGCCAACAACCGCGCCTACGTCCTGGACCGGGACGGCCTGGACGCCCCGGACTGGGTGACCGGCGAGATCTGCGCGGCCGGCACCGGCCTGGCCCGCGGGTACTGGGGCGACGAGGAGCGCACCGCCGAGCGGTTCTTCCACGACGCCGTGCGCGGCGAACGGATGTACCGCACCGGCGACCTGGGCCGGATGCTGCCCGACGGAAACATCTCGATCCTGGGCCGCAGCGACTTCCAGATCAAGGTCAACGGCTACCGCATCGAGGCCGGTGAGGTCGAGACGCGCCTGGTCGCCGTTCCCGGCGTCGCCAAGGCCGTGGTCGCAGGCCAGGCGGGCGCCCAGGGCGCCCGCCTGGTGGCCCACCTGGTGGCGGCGGGCGAAGGCCGGCCCACCGACACCGCGCTGCGCGACGCGCTGCGCCGTGATCTGCCCGACTACATGGTGCCCACCACCGTGGTCTGGCACGCCGAGCTGCCGCTGACCAAGAACGGCAAGGTGGACCGCAGCAAGCTGGCCACGGCTGCCGTCGCGGCGGCGGCCCCCGCTCAGGACACCCGCAGCGGAGGTGAGCCCACCACGGAGACCGAGAAGACCCTGGTCTCGATGTGGACGGCGGTGCTGCGCGGCAAGCGGGTCGGCATCCACGACAGCCTGGGCTCGCTGGGCGGCGACTCCATCGCCGCCGCGCGCATCCTGACCGCCGTGCGCAAGCAGTTCGGGATCACCGTCCCGCTCGACGCGTTCGCCGAGATGGACTGCGTCCACGCACTGGCCGGGGCTCTCGACGAACAGCGGGCGGAGGCGTCTCGATGA
- a CDS encoding GNAT family N-acetyltransferase, translating to MSWSQNAAAVLENEYVLLRPVAEADREAVRAVAMDPDIWRYFVSAVTDDVDYASFFDACLADHAAGRRAVYVIVDKASGRVAGSMSFGNMAEADKRLEIGWSWLGRDFRGKGINRWAKYLLLRHAFDVLGAERVEFKTDILNIQARRGLRNIGAVEEGTLRSFNFMPGGRRRDAIFYSVLRAEWPRVERELATKPKVAPQEPQDLAVLSAAG from the coding sequence ATGTCCTGGTCACAGAATGCGGCAGCAGTCCTGGAGAACGAGTACGTCCTGCTGCGGCCGGTCGCCGAAGCGGACCGCGAGGCCGTGCGCGCCGTCGCCATGGACCCCGACATCTGGCGCTACTTCGTCTCCGCCGTCACCGACGACGTCGACTACGCCAGCTTCTTCGACGCCTGCCTCGCCGACCACGCGGCCGGCCGCCGCGCGGTCTACGTCATCGTCGACAAGGCCTCGGGCCGCGTCGCGGGCAGCATGAGCTTCGGCAACATGGCCGAGGCTGACAAGCGTCTGGAGATCGGCTGGTCCTGGCTGGGCCGCGACTTCCGCGGCAAGGGCATCAACCGCTGGGCCAAGTACCTGCTGCTGCGCCACGCGTTCGACGTCCTCGGGGCCGAGCGCGTCGAGTTCAAGACCGACATCCTCAACATCCAGGCCCGCCGCGGTCTGCGCAACATCGGCGCCGTCGAGGAGGGCACCCTGCGCAGCTTCAACTTCATGCCGGGCGGCCGCCGCCGCGACGCCATCTTCTACAGCGTCCTGCGCGCCGAATGGCCCCGTGTGGAGCGGGAGCTCGCCACGAAGCCGAAGGTCGCCCCGCAGGAGCCGCAGGACCTCGCGGTGCTGAGCGCCGCCGGATGA